A genomic window from Megalobrama amblycephala isolate DHTTF-2021 linkage group LG2, ASM1881202v1, whole genome shotgun sequence includes:
- the vldlr gene encoding very low-density lipoprotein receptor isoform X1 has translation MVTSILGLLILPVCLQLCGFSRGSRTECEQSQFQCGNGRCIPSVWQCDGDMDCSDGSDETSCVRKTCAEVDFVCRSGQCVPKRWQCDGEPDCEDGSDESIEMCHTRTCRVNEFSCGVGSTQCIPVFWKCDGEKDCDNGEDEINCGNITCAPLEFTCASGRCVSRNFVCNGEDDCGDGSDEQDCAPSSCGPSEVPCGNNTCIPRSWLCDDDVDCQDQSDESPERCGRNPTPPAKCSPSEMQCGSGECIHRKWRCDGDPDCKDGSDEKNCSARTCRPDQFKCDDGSCIHGSRQCNGFRDCADGTDEVNCKNLTQCNGPDQFKCRSGECIEMSKVCNKVRDCPDWSDEPIKECNMNECLLNNGGCSHICRDLTIGYECDCTPGLQLIDRKTCGDVNECLNPGICSQICINLKGGYKCECHNGYQMDPTSGVCKAVGKEPCLIFTNRRDIRKLGLERREYTQIVEQLRNTVALDADFIQQTIFWADLGQKAIFSTVLDKQEASHTKVIDNVQMPVGIAVDWIYKNIYWSDLGSKSIAVANFNGTKRKVLFNSGLKEPASIAVDPLSGFMYWSDWGEPAKIEKSGMNGIDRQVLVETDIQWPNGITLDLIKGRLYWVDSKLHMLCSVDLNGDNRRKVLQSPDYLAHPFALTVFEDRVFWTDGENEAIYGANKFTGSDVTVLASNLNEPQDIIVYHELIQLSGTNWCNEKMENGGCSFMCLPAPQINKHSPKFTCVCPQGQTLTSDGLRCIPEATTVDPRDGGRVTPHPSHPKASAISKVASEPVHAEGNISTSIHEVNSSAKGSAAAWAILPVLLLAMAAAGGYLMWRNWQIKNKKSMNFDNPVYLKTTEEDLNIDISRHSASVGHTYPPLSVVNTEDDLS, from the exons GTTCCCGAACAGAATGTGAGCAGTCTCAGTTCCAGTGTGGGAATGGCCGGTGTATTCCGTCTGTATGGCAGTGCGACGGTGACATGGACTGCTCGGACGGGAGTGACGAGACGTCCTGCG TTAGGAAGACTTGTGCCGAGGTGGACTTCGTCTGTCGCAGTGGACAGTGTGTTCCCAAGAGATGGCAGTGCGACGGTGAACCAGACTGTGAGGATGGCTCAGACGAAAGCATCGAAATGTGCC ACACGAGAACCTGTCGAGTGAACGAGTTCAGTTGTGGCGTCGGCTCCACGCAGTGCATTCCGGTCTTCTGGAAGTGTGATGGTGAGAAAGACTGCGACAACGGAGAGGACGAGATTAATTGTG gTAACATTACGTGCGCCCCTCTGGAGTTCACCTGTGCCAGTGGTCGCTGCGTGTCTCGTAATTTCGTCTGTAATGGTGAGGATGACTGTGGGGATGGCAGCGACGAACAGGACTGTGCTCCGTCCTCTTGCGGCCCCAGTGAAGTTCCCTGTGGGAACAATACGTGCATTCCTAGAAGCTGGCTATGCGATGACGATGTGGACTGCCAGGACCAATCGGATGAGTCGCCAGAGCGTTGCGGCCGCAACCCAACTCCGCCAGCTAAGTGTTCACCTAGTGAGATGCAGTGCGGCTCTGGGGAATGCATACACAGGAAGTGGCGCTGTGACGGCGACCCAGACTGCAAGGATGGCAGTGACGAGAAAAACTGCT CTGCCCGTACCTGCAGGCCTGACCAGTTCAAGTGTGATGACGGCAGTTGTATCCATGGCAGCCGACAGTGCAACGGGTTTCGAGATTGTGCAGACGGCACAGATGAAGTCAACTGCAAAAACT TAACTCAGTGTAACGGTCCTGACCAGTTCAAGTGTCGGAGCGGAGAGTGCATAGAGATGAGTAAAGTGTGTAATAAAGTCCGTGACTGTCCTGACTGGAGTGATGAACCCATCAAAGAGTGCA ATATGAACGAATGCCTGCTCAATAACGGAGGCTGCTCGCACATCTGCCGCGACCTGACGATTGGCTACGAGTGTGACTGCACGCCAGGACTCCAGCTCATTGATCGCAAGACCTGTGGTG ATGTCAATGAGTGCCTCAACCCTGGTATATGTAGTCAAATATGTATAAATCTTAAAGGAGGCTACAAATGTGAGTGTCACAATGGCTATCAAATGGACCCCACTTCTGGAGTGTGCAAGGCTGTAG GTAAAGAGCCCTGTCTTATTTTCACCAATCGAAGAGATATCCGTAAACTAGGCCTGGAGCGCCGTGAATATACTCAGATTGTGGAGCAGCTGCGGAACACAGTTGCTCTAGATGCCGACTTCATTCAGCAGACGATATTCTGGGCTGACCTGGGGCAGAAGGCGATTTTTAG CACAGTATTGGATAAGCAGGAAGCAAGTCATACGAAAGTGATTGACAATGTTCAGATGCCAGTTGGGATTGCTGTGGACTGGATTTACAAAAACATCTACTGGTCAGACCTGGGCAGTAAGAGTATAGCTGTGGCCAACTTCAATGGGACCAAGAGGAAGGTGCTCTTTAACAGCGGCCTGAAAGAACCAGCCTCTATTGCTGTGGATCCTCTTTCAGG ATTCATGTATTGGTCAGATTGGGGAGAGCCAGCTAAGATTGAGAAGTCTGGTATGAACGGGATTGACAGACAAGTCCTAGTTGAGACAGACATTCAGTGGCCCAATGGAATCACTCTTG ATTTGATTAAGGGAAGACTCTACTGGGTGGATTCCAAGCTGCACATGCTCTGTAGTGTAGACTTGAACGGAGACAACCGCCGGAAGGTGCTGCAGTCACCAGACTACCTGGCCCACCCTTTTGCCCTTACTGTTTTTGAG GATCGAGTGTTCTGGACAGACGGTGAAAATGAGGCCATCTACGGCGCAAACAAGTTCACAGGATCTGATGTTACTGTGCTGGCCAGTAACCTCAACGAACCCCAGGACATCATTGTGTACCATGAGCTAATACAGCTGTCTG GTACCAACTGGTGTAACGAGAAGATGGAGAATGGAGGCTGTTCCTTCATGTGTCTGCCAGCTCCACAAATTAACAAACATTCCCCTAAATTTACCTGTGTGTGTCCGCAAGGCCAAACACTCACCTCGGATGGCCTGCGCTGCATACCAG AGGCAACTACTGTCGACCCTCGAGATGGAGGGAGGGTGACCCCTCACCCCAGTCACCCTAAAG catCTGCAATATCGAAGGTTGCCTCTGAACCAGTTCATGCTG AAGGAAACATAAGCACCTCCATACATGAAGTAAATTCATCGGCCAAAGGATCCGCTGCTGCCTGGGCTATTCTACCTGTGT TGTTATTGGCCATGGCTGCCGCGGGTGGTTATTTAATGTGGCGCAACTGGCAGATCAAAAATAAGAAGAGCATGAACTTCGATAATCCAGTATATCTGAAGACCACAGAGGAAGACCTCAATATCGATATCAGTAGACACAGTGCTTCTGTAGGCCACACGTATCCTCCT CTTTCAGTGGTAAACACAGAAGATGACTTGTCATAA
- the vldlr gene encoding very low-density lipoprotein receptor isoform X2 — translation MVTSILGLLILPVCLQLCGFSRGSRTECEQSQFQCGNGRCIPSVWQCDGDMDCSDGSDETSCVRKTCAEVDFVCRSGQCVPKRWQCDGEPDCEDGSDESIEMCHTRTCRVNEFSCGVGSTQCIPVFWKCDGEKDCDNGEDEINCGNITCAPLEFTCASGRCVSRNFVCNGEDDCGDGSDEQDCAPSSCGPSEVPCGNNTCIPRSWLCDDDVDCQDQSDESPERCGRNPTPPAKCSPSEMQCGSGECIHRKWRCDGDPDCKDGSDEKNCSARTCRPDQFKCDDGSCIHGSRQCNGFRDCADGTDEVNCKNLTQCNGPDQFKCRSGECIEMSKVCNKVRDCPDWSDEPIKECNMNECLLNNGGCSHICRDLTIGYECDCTPGLQLIDRKTCGDVNECLNPGICSQICINLKGGYKCECHNGYQMDPTSGVCKAVGKEPCLIFTNRRDIRKLGLERREYTQIVEQLRNTVALDADFIQQTIFWADLGQKAIFSTVLDKQEASHTKVIDNVQMPVGIAVDWIYKNIYWSDLGSKSIAVANFNGTKRKVLFNSGLKEPASIAVDPLSGFMYWSDWGEPAKIEKSGMNGIDRQVLVETDIQWPNGITLDLIKGRLYWVDSKLHMLCSVDLNGDNRRKVLQSPDYLAHPFALTVFEDRVFWTDGENEAIYGANKFTGSDVTVLASNLNEPQDIIVYHELIQLSGTNWCNEKMENGGCSFMCLPAPQINKHSPKFTCVCPQGQTLTSDGLRCIPEATTVDPRDGGRVTPHPSHPKEGNISTSIHEVNSSAKGSAAAWAILPVLLLAMAAAGGYLMWRNWQIKNKKSMNFDNPVYLKTTEEDLNIDISRHSASVGHTYPPLSVVNTEDDLS, via the exons GTTCCCGAACAGAATGTGAGCAGTCTCAGTTCCAGTGTGGGAATGGCCGGTGTATTCCGTCTGTATGGCAGTGCGACGGTGACATGGACTGCTCGGACGGGAGTGACGAGACGTCCTGCG TTAGGAAGACTTGTGCCGAGGTGGACTTCGTCTGTCGCAGTGGACAGTGTGTTCCCAAGAGATGGCAGTGCGACGGTGAACCAGACTGTGAGGATGGCTCAGACGAAAGCATCGAAATGTGCC ACACGAGAACCTGTCGAGTGAACGAGTTCAGTTGTGGCGTCGGCTCCACGCAGTGCATTCCGGTCTTCTGGAAGTGTGATGGTGAGAAAGACTGCGACAACGGAGAGGACGAGATTAATTGTG gTAACATTACGTGCGCCCCTCTGGAGTTCACCTGTGCCAGTGGTCGCTGCGTGTCTCGTAATTTCGTCTGTAATGGTGAGGATGACTGTGGGGATGGCAGCGACGAACAGGACTGTGCTCCGTCCTCTTGCGGCCCCAGTGAAGTTCCCTGTGGGAACAATACGTGCATTCCTAGAAGCTGGCTATGCGATGACGATGTGGACTGCCAGGACCAATCGGATGAGTCGCCAGAGCGTTGCGGCCGCAACCCAACTCCGCCAGCTAAGTGTTCACCTAGTGAGATGCAGTGCGGCTCTGGGGAATGCATACACAGGAAGTGGCGCTGTGACGGCGACCCAGACTGCAAGGATGGCAGTGACGAGAAAAACTGCT CTGCCCGTACCTGCAGGCCTGACCAGTTCAAGTGTGATGACGGCAGTTGTATCCATGGCAGCCGACAGTGCAACGGGTTTCGAGATTGTGCAGACGGCACAGATGAAGTCAACTGCAAAAACT TAACTCAGTGTAACGGTCCTGACCAGTTCAAGTGTCGGAGCGGAGAGTGCATAGAGATGAGTAAAGTGTGTAATAAAGTCCGTGACTGTCCTGACTGGAGTGATGAACCCATCAAAGAGTGCA ATATGAACGAATGCCTGCTCAATAACGGAGGCTGCTCGCACATCTGCCGCGACCTGACGATTGGCTACGAGTGTGACTGCACGCCAGGACTCCAGCTCATTGATCGCAAGACCTGTGGTG ATGTCAATGAGTGCCTCAACCCTGGTATATGTAGTCAAATATGTATAAATCTTAAAGGAGGCTACAAATGTGAGTGTCACAATGGCTATCAAATGGACCCCACTTCTGGAGTGTGCAAGGCTGTAG GTAAAGAGCCCTGTCTTATTTTCACCAATCGAAGAGATATCCGTAAACTAGGCCTGGAGCGCCGTGAATATACTCAGATTGTGGAGCAGCTGCGGAACACAGTTGCTCTAGATGCCGACTTCATTCAGCAGACGATATTCTGGGCTGACCTGGGGCAGAAGGCGATTTTTAG CACAGTATTGGATAAGCAGGAAGCAAGTCATACGAAAGTGATTGACAATGTTCAGATGCCAGTTGGGATTGCTGTGGACTGGATTTACAAAAACATCTACTGGTCAGACCTGGGCAGTAAGAGTATAGCTGTGGCCAACTTCAATGGGACCAAGAGGAAGGTGCTCTTTAACAGCGGCCTGAAAGAACCAGCCTCTATTGCTGTGGATCCTCTTTCAGG ATTCATGTATTGGTCAGATTGGGGAGAGCCAGCTAAGATTGAGAAGTCTGGTATGAACGGGATTGACAGACAAGTCCTAGTTGAGACAGACATTCAGTGGCCCAATGGAATCACTCTTG ATTTGATTAAGGGAAGACTCTACTGGGTGGATTCCAAGCTGCACATGCTCTGTAGTGTAGACTTGAACGGAGACAACCGCCGGAAGGTGCTGCAGTCACCAGACTACCTGGCCCACCCTTTTGCCCTTACTGTTTTTGAG GATCGAGTGTTCTGGACAGACGGTGAAAATGAGGCCATCTACGGCGCAAACAAGTTCACAGGATCTGATGTTACTGTGCTGGCCAGTAACCTCAACGAACCCCAGGACATCATTGTGTACCATGAGCTAATACAGCTGTCTG GTACCAACTGGTGTAACGAGAAGATGGAGAATGGAGGCTGTTCCTTCATGTGTCTGCCAGCTCCACAAATTAACAAACATTCCCCTAAATTTACCTGTGTGTGTCCGCAAGGCCAAACACTCACCTCGGATGGCCTGCGCTGCATACCAG AGGCAACTACTGTCGACCCTCGAGATGGAGGGAGGGTGACCCCTCACCCCAGTCACCCTAAAG AAGGAAACATAAGCACCTCCATACATGAAGTAAATTCATCGGCCAAAGGATCCGCTGCTGCCTGGGCTATTCTACCTGTGT TGTTATTGGCCATGGCTGCCGCGGGTGGTTATTTAATGTGGCGCAACTGGCAGATCAAAAATAAGAAGAGCATGAACTTCGATAATCCAGTATATCTGAAGACCACAGAGGAAGACCTCAATATCGATATCAGTAGACACAGTGCTTCTGTAGGCCACACGTATCCTCCT CTTTCAGTGGTAAACACAGAAGATGACTTGTCATAA
- the vldlr gene encoding very low-density lipoprotein receptor isoform X3 has product MVTSILGLLILPVCLQLCGFSRGSRTECEQSQFQCGNGRCIPSVWQCDGDMDCSDGSDETSCVRKTCAEVDFVCRSGQCVPKRWQCDGEPDCEDGSDESIEMCHTRTCRVNEFSCGVGSTQCIPVFWKCDGEKDCDNGEDEINCGNITCAPLEFTCASGRCVSRNFVCNGEDDCGDGSDEQDCAPSSCGPSEVPCGNNTCIPRSWLCDDDVDCQDQSDESPERCGRNPTPPAKCSPSEMQCGSGECIHRKWRCDGDPDCKDGSDEKNCSARTCRPDQFKCDDGSCIHGSRQCNGFRDCADGTDEVNCKNLTQCNGPDQFKCRSGECIEMSKVCNKVRDCPDWSDEPIKECNMNECLLNNGGCSHICRDLTIGYECDCTPGLQLIDRKTCGDVNECLNPGICSQICINLKGGYKCECHNGYQMDPTSGVCKAVGKEPCLIFTNRRDIRKLGLERREYTQIVEQLRNTVALDADFIQQTIFWADLGQKAIFSTVLDKQEASHTKVIDNVQMPVGIAVDWIYKNIYWSDLGSKSIAVANFNGTKRKVLFNSGLKEPASIAVDPLSGFMYWSDWGEPAKIEKSGMNGIDRQVLVETDIQWPNGITLDLIKGRLYWVDSKLHMLCSVDLNGDNRRKVLQSPDYLAHPFALTVFEDRVFWTDGENEAIYGANKFTGSDVTVLASNLNEPQDIIVYHELIQLSGTNWCNEKMENGGCSFMCLPAPQINKHSPKFTCVCPQGQTLTSDGLRCIPASAISKVASEPVHAEGNISTSIHEVNSSAKGSAAAWAILPVLLLAMAAAGGYLMWRNWQIKNKKSMNFDNPVYLKTTEEDLNIDISRHSASVGHTYPPLSVVNTEDDLS; this is encoded by the exons GTTCCCGAACAGAATGTGAGCAGTCTCAGTTCCAGTGTGGGAATGGCCGGTGTATTCCGTCTGTATGGCAGTGCGACGGTGACATGGACTGCTCGGACGGGAGTGACGAGACGTCCTGCG TTAGGAAGACTTGTGCCGAGGTGGACTTCGTCTGTCGCAGTGGACAGTGTGTTCCCAAGAGATGGCAGTGCGACGGTGAACCAGACTGTGAGGATGGCTCAGACGAAAGCATCGAAATGTGCC ACACGAGAACCTGTCGAGTGAACGAGTTCAGTTGTGGCGTCGGCTCCACGCAGTGCATTCCGGTCTTCTGGAAGTGTGATGGTGAGAAAGACTGCGACAACGGAGAGGACGAGATTAATTGTG gTAACATTACGTGCGCCCCTCTGGAGTTCACCTGTGCCAGTGGTCGCTGCGTGTCTCGTAATTTCGTCTGTAATGGTGAGGATGACTGTGGGGATGGCAGCGACGAACAGGACTGTGCTCCGTCCTCTTGCGGCCCCAGTGAAGTTCCCTGTGGGAACAATACGTGCATTCCTAGAAGCTGGCTATGCGATGACGATGTGGACTGCCAGGACCAATCGGATGAGTCGCCAGAGCGTTGCGGCCGCAACCCAACTCCGCCAGCTAAGTGTTCACCTAGTGAGATGCAGTGCGGCTCTGGGGAATGCATACACAGGAAGTGGCGCTGTGACGGCGACCCAGACTGCAAGGATGGCAGTGACGAGAAAAACTGCT CTGCCCGTACCTGCAGGCCTGACCAGTTCAAGTGTGATGACGGCAGTTGTATCCATGGCAGCCGACAGTGCAACGGGTTTCGAGATTGTGCAGACGGCACAGATGAAGTCAACTGCAAAAACT TAACTCAGTGTAACGGTCCTGACCAGTTCAAGTGTCGGAGCGGAGAGTGCATAGAGATGAGTAAAGTGTGTAATAAAGTCCGTGACTGTCCTGACTGGAGTGATGAACCCATCAAAGAGTGCA ATATGAACGAATGCCTGCTCAATAACGGAGGCTGCTCGCACATCTGCCGCGACCTGACGATTGGCTACGAGTGTGACTGCACGCCAGGACTCCAGCTCATTGATCGCAAGACCTGTGGTG ATGTCAATGAGTGCCTCAACCCTGGTATATGTAGTCAAATATGTATAAATCTTAAAGGAGGCTACAAATGTGAGTGTCACAATGGCTATCAAATGGACCCCACTTCTGGAGTGTGCAAGGCTGTAG GTAAAGAGCCCTGTCTTATTTTCACCAATCGAAGAGATATCCGTAAACTAGGCCTGGAGCGCCGTGAATATACTCAGATTGTGGAGCAGCTGCGGAACACAGTTGCTCTAGATGCCGACTTCATTCAGCAGACGATATTCTGGGCTGACCTGGGGCAGAAGGCGATTTTTAG CACAGTATTGGATAAGCAGGAAGCAAGTCATACGAAAGTGATTGACAATGTTCAGATGCCAGTTGGGATTGCTGTGGACTGGATTTACAAAAACATCTACTGGTCAGACCTGGGCAGTAAGAGTATAGCTGTGGCCAACTTCAATGGGACCAAGAGGAAGGTGCTCTTTAACAGCGGCCTGAAAGAACCAGCCTCTATTGCTGTGGATCCTCTTTCAGG ATTCATGTATTGGTCAGATTGGGGAGAGCCAGCTAAGATTGAGAAGTCTGGTATGAACGGGATTGACAGACAAGTCCTAGTTGAGACAGACATTCAGTGGCCCAATGGAATCACTCTTG ATTTGATTAAGGGAAGACTCTACTGGGTGGATTCCAAGCTGCACATGCTCTGTAGTGTAGACTTGAACGGAGACAACCGCCGGAAGGTGCTGCAGTCACCAGACTACCTGGCCCACCCTTTTGCCCTTACTGTTTTTGAG GATCGAGTGTTCTGGACAGACGGTGAAAATGAGGCCATCTACGGCGCAAACAAGTTCACAGGATCTGATGTTACTGTGCTGGCCAGTAACCTCAACGAACCCCAGGACATCATTGTGTACCATGAGCTAATACAGCTGTCTG GTACCAACTGGTGTAACGAGAAGATGGAGAATGGAGGCTGTTCCTTCATGTGTCTGCCAGCTCCACAAATTAACAAACATTCCCCTAAATTTACCTGTGTGTGTCCGCAAGGCCAAACACTCACCTCGGATGGCCTGCGCTGCATACCAG catCTGCAATATCGAAGGTTGCCTCTGAACCAGTTCATGCTG AAGGAAACATAAGCACCTCCATACATGAAGTAAATTCATCGGCCAAAGGATCCGCTGCTGCCTGGGCTATTCTACCTGTGT TGTTATTGGCCATGGCTGCCGCGGGTGGTTATTTAATGTGGCGCAACTGGCAGATCAAAAATAAGAAGAGCATGAACTTCGATAATCCAGTATATCTGAAGACCACAGAGGAAGACCTCAATATCGATATCAGTAGACACAGTGCTTCTGTAGGCCACACGTATCCTCCT CTTTCAGTGGTAAACACAGAAGATGACTTGTCATAA
- the vldlr gene encoding very low-density lipoprotein receptor isoform X4 codes for MVTSILGLLILPVCLQLCGFSRGSRTECEQSQFQCGNGRCIPSVWQCDGDMDCSDGSDETSCVRKTCAEVDFVCRSGQCVPKRWQCDGEPDCEDGSDESIEMCHTRTCRVNEFSCGVGSTQCIPVFWKCDGEKDCDNGEDEINCGNITCAPLEFTCASGRCVSRNFVCNGEDDCGDGSDEQDCAPSSCGPSEVPCGNNTCIPRSWLCDDDVDCQDQSDESPERCGRNPTPPAKCSPSEMQCGSGECIHRKWRCDGDPDCKDGSDEKNCSARTCRPDQFKCDDGSCIHGSRQCNGFRDCADGTDEVNCKNLTQCNGPDQFKCRSGECIEMSKVCNKVRDCPDWSDEPIKECNMNECLLNNGGCSHICRDLTIGYECDCTPGLQLIDRKTCGDVNECLNPGICSQICINLKGGYKCECHNGYQMDPTSGVCKAVGKEPCLIFTNRRDIRKLGLERREYTQIVEQLRNTVALDADFIQQTIFWADLGQKAIFSTVLDKQEASHTKVIDNVQMPVGIAVDWIYKNIYWSDLGSKSIAVANFNGTKRKVLFNSGLKEPASIAVDPLSGFMYWSDWGEPAKIEKSGMNGIDRQVLVETDIQWPNGITLDLIKGRLYWVDSKLHMLCSVDLNGDNRRKVLQSPDYLAHPFALTVFEDRVFWTDGENEAIYGANKFTGSDVTVLASNLNEPQDIIVYHELIQLSGTNWCNEKMENGGCSFMCLPAPQINKHSPKFTCVCPQGQTLTSDGLRCIPEGNISTSIHEVNSSAKGSAAAWAILPVLLLAMAAAGGYLMWRNWQIKNKKSMNFDNPVYLKTTEEDLNIDISRHSASVGHTYPPLSVVNTEDDLS; via the exons GTTCCCGAACAGAATGTGAGCAGTCTCAGTTCCAGTGTGGGAATGGCCGGTGTATTCCGTCTGTATGGCAGTGCGACGGTGACATGGACTGCTCGGACGGGAGTGACGAGACGTCCTGCG TTAGGAAGACTTGTGCCGAGGTGGACTTCGTCTGTCGCAGTGGACAGTGTGTTCCCAAGAGATGGCAGTGCGACGGTGAACCAGACTGTGAGGATGGCTCAGACGAAAGCATCGAAATGTGCC ACACGAGAACCTGTCGAGTGAACGAGTTCAGTTGTGGCGTCGGCTCCACGCAGTGCATTCCGGTCTTCTGGAAGTGTGATGGTGAGAAAGACTGCGACAACGGAGAGGACGAGATTAATTGTG gTAACATTACGTGCGCCCCTCTGGAGTTCACCTGTGCCAGTGGTCGCTGCGTGTCTCGTAATTTCGTCTGTAATGGTGAGGATGACTGTGGGGATGGCAGCGACGAACAGGACTGTGCTCCGTCCTCTTGCGGCCCCAGTGAAGTTCCCTGTGGGAACAATACGTGCATTCCTAGAAGCTGGCTATGCGATGACGATGTGGACTGCCAGGACCAATCGGATGAGTCGCCAGAGCGTTGCGGCCGCAACCCAACTCCGCCAGCTAAGTGTTCACCTAGTGAGATGCAGTGCGGCTCTGGGGAATGCATACACAGGAAGTGGCGCTGTGACGGCGACCCAGACTGCAAGGATGGCAGTGACGAGAAAAACTGCT CTGCCCGTACCTGCAGGCCTGACCAGTTCAAGTGTGATGACGGCAGTTGTATCCATGGCAGCCGACAGTGCAACGGGTTTCGAGATTGTGCAGACGGCACAGATGAAGTCAACTGCAAAAACT TAACTCAGTGTAACGGTCCTGACCAGTTCAAGTGTCGGAGCGGAGAGTGCATAGAGATGAGTAAAGTGTGTAATAAAGTCCGTGACTGTCCTGACTGGAGTGATGAACCCATCAAAGAGTGCA ATATGAACGAATGCCTGCTCAATAACGGAGGCTGCTCGCACATCTGCCGCGACCTGACGATTGGCTACGAGTGTGACTGCACGCCAGGACTCCAGCTCATTGATCGCAAGACCTGTGGTG ATGTCAATGAGTGCCTCAACCCTGGTATATGTAGTCAAATATGTATAAATCTTAAAGGAGGCTACAAATGTGAGTGTCACAATGGCTATCAAATGGACCCCACTTCTGGAGTGTGCAAGGCTGTAG GTAAAGAGCCCTGTCTTATTTTCACCAATCGAAGAGATATCCGTAAACTAGGCCTGGAGCGCCGTGAATATACTCAGATTGTGGAGCAGCTGCGGAACACAGTTGCTCTAGATGCCGACTTCATTCAGCAGACGATATTCTGGGCTGACCTGGGGCAGAAGGCGATTTTTAG CACAGTATTGGATAAGCAGGAAGCAAGTCATACGAAAGTGATTGACAATGTTCAGATGCCAGTTGGGATTGCTGTGGACTGGATTTACAAAAACATCTACTGGTCAGACCTGGGCAGTAAGAGTATAGCTGTGGCCAACTTCAATGGGACCAAGAGGAAGGTGCTCTTTAACAGCGGCCTGAAAGAACCAGCCTCTATTGCTGTGGATCCTCTTTCAGG ATTCATGTATTGGTCAGATTGGGGAGAGCCAGCTAAGATTGAGAAGTCTGGTATGAACGGGATTGACAGACAAGTCCTAGTTGAGACAGACATTCAGTGGCCCAATGGAATCACTCTTG ATTTGATTAAGGGAAGACTCTACTGGGTGGATTCCAAGCTGCACATGCTCTGTAGTGTAGACTTGAACGGAGACAACCGCCGGAAGGTGCTGCAGTCACCAGACTACCTGGCCCACCCTTTTGCCCTTACTGTTTTTGAG GATCGAGTGTTCTGGACAGACGGTGAAAATGAGGCCATCTACGGCGCAAACAAGTTCACAGGATCTGATGTTACTGTGCTGGCCAGTAACCTCAACGAACCCCAGGACATCATTGTGTACCATGAGCTAATACAGCTGTCTG GTACCAACTGGTGTAACGAGAAGATGGAGAATGGAGGCTGTTCCTTCATGTGTCTGCCAGCTCCACAAATTAACAAACATTCCCCTAAATTTACCTGTGTGTGTCCGCAAGGCCAAACACTCACCTCGGATGGCCTGCGCTGCATACCAG AAGGAAACATAAGCACCTCCATACATGAAGTAAATTCATCGGCCAAAGGATCCGCTGCTGCCTGGGCTATTCTACCTGTGT TGTTATTGGCCATGGCTGCCGCGGGTGGTTATTTAATGTGGCGCAACTGGCAGATCAAAAATAAGAAGAGCATGAACTTCGATAATCCAGTATATCTGAAGACCACAGAGGAAGACCTCAATATCGATATCAGTAGACACAGTGCTTCTGTAGGCCACACGTATCCTCCT CTTTCAGTGGTAAACACAGAAGATGACTTGTCATAA